In Jaculus jaculus isolate mJacJac1 chromosome 2, mJacJac1.mat.Y.cur, whole genome shotgun sequence, the genomic window TGAGCCCTCCTCCTAGGCACAAACCTTTCTGTGTCACCTCCCCAGGGTGACAGATGCAGCCTTCAACTTCCTACTGGTCTGGTATTACTGCACGCTGACCATCCGCGAAAGCATCCTCATCAACAACGGCTCCCGGTGCGCCCGTgtggagggtggggcgggcgggcgggctgcGGTGGTGCAGGAGGCAGGAACCAGGCCGGGCCGTGGCTTCTCCCCATATCAACCCGCTCCCTGTCCCTGCGCGCTGGTGCTGTGGGGACAGGAGTGACAGTGGTGTTCCCGCACAGGATCAAAGGCTGGTGGGTTTTCCATCATTACGTGTCCACGTTCCTGTCGGGGGTGATGCTGACGTGGTAAGTGATGGAGCTCAGCTAGCAGGGGACAGGGTGGGAGACTATCAGTTACTTCCTTGTTTCAGTGGGCAGACACCTGACTGGCAGCAACTCAAGGAAGGGTGTATTCTGGCTCAGTTTCCAGGGCTGGGGGCCCAGTACGTGGCAGCAGGAGCGGAAGGTGAGCTGGCCACGATGCAGGCAGTGAGGAGGCGGAAAACgaccaggaagtggggccagactCTTAAAGCCTTGAGTCCTGCTCctcatgacccacttcctcctaAGGTTCTGCCGCCTTCCCTGAGTGCCACCCACCCAGGACCAGGCGTTCAAAAGCACGAGCCTGTGGGGCCagttcacatccaaaccacagaGACACTAGGTCTTCAAGGTGCCTCAACCCTCCCTCTGCTTTCCTTCTAGGCCTGATGGTCTCATGTACCAGAAGTTCAGGAACCAATTTCTGTCCTTCTCCATGTaccagagtgagtgtcaggttgggggaagggcagggagaGAGCTCATGGCCCTGTGTGGCTCTGATGGACACCCATCCTGTTGGTCCCCCAGGTTTTGTACAATTCCTGCAGTATTATTACCAGAGCGGCTGTCTGTACCGCCTGCGTGCCCTGGGGGAGAGACACACCATGGACCTCACCGTCGGTGAGTCAGCCCTACAGCCGGGCTGGGCTGCTAGgaaggggtgtgggggggagagcaAGGGGAGGGTTTCCGAAGGAGTGTCCTATCTCACCTGTCCTGGTCATTGTCCTGGCCTCTGACCCCTGCAGAGGGTTTCCAGTCTTGGATGTGGCGGGGCCTCACCTTCctgcttcctttcctcttctttggACATGTAAGTTGTGCCTGGGTGTCCCCTGCCCCCCTACTCTGCCTCTGGCCTCTAGCAGACACCAGGCTCACCCAGAAAACCTTCCTTTCAGTTCTGGCAGCTGTTTAATGCGCTGACGTTGTTTAGTCTGGCCCGGGACCCTCAGTGCAAGGAGTGGCAGGTGAGCAGGGGCCTGGAGGAGGCTGAGCGGCTGGCTGGGCCCGTCCTGACCCTGGCTGCCCTGCTCTTCGCAGGTGCTCATGTGtggcttccctttcctcctcctcttcctgggcAATTTCTTCACCACGCTGCGGGTCGTGCACCAGAAGTTTCATAGCCAGCGGCATGGAAGCAAGAAAGAATGAGCTAGACTCACCAGCCGGCCCCAAAGGGGCTCCCACCTGTGTGTGCTGCATGGAGTGGGAGGCTGGGGCACccctgtgtgtgtatagaggggTCCCTTCTGTGCCTTGTGGGCTCTGTGGGCCCTGAGGAAGGTTTGGGCCTAGACCCCAGTCCGGAGCAGCTGGGCTCTGGGCCTCAATAAAGGAGGAGAGGCACAGGTACCCAACGCATGTGTTCTCGCGACTTTGGAGTCCCCAGCGTGGAACATCTTGGGGCTTCTGGGATCTGAGTGAAGTAGATCCCATGGGGAGGTCCCGGACTGCTTAAGAAATACCAGGCGAACGCTGGaaacaacaactacaaaacaACCCCAACTTTATTCCAAGGGCCAGAGGTTATTTAAAGTTATTTACACTCATTGAAAATCATGGCGGGGCCAGGCCCCAGCTCAGCGGAAGAGGAGCGCTGAGGGCCTGAGGTGTCGCCGAGGGTGGGCCTGGTTCCTCCGCTGTGTGCCCCAGGGCTGGGCTGCCTTTACAGTGGACCGGGCTCAGCCCAGGGACCCAAAGGGCACAACTTGGGCCTGGAGGAGTCTGTCCCTAGACCTCCCTGTGACAAGGCAAACAGTCCCCACCAGGAGGCGGAGGCTGGCAGGAGGGAGCAAGGGAAGAGATTACGGGAGCGAGGGGTGGAAGGGCGGTGGCTCCTAGCTCCACACGTCCAGTGAGTAGCGGCCCTTGGTCATTAGCTTCTTGACGTAGTCCACAGCCTGCGCGTGCTCCATGGGTCCAAACTCGGCCACAATGTCATAGAAGGTATTCTGCACGTCCTTGGCCATGTTCCGAGCATCCCTGGGAGAGCAGGAGGAGATGGGGTGAGGCTCGTCGAAAGCCgtggggcagggtggggtggACAGAGTATCCCTACTAACCCGCAGACGTAGATGTGGGCGCCCCCCTCGTGGATCA contains:
- the Tmem120a gene encoding ion channel TACAN isoform X2; translation: MQPPGPLGDCLRDWEDLQQDFQGIQETHRLYRLKLEELTKLQNGCASSIARQKKRVQELGLALKKCRPSLPAEAQEAAQELEDQMKERQGLFFDMEAYLPKKNGLYLSLVLGNVNVTLLSKQAKFAYKDEYEKFKLCLTIILILISFTCRFLLNSRVTDAAFNFLLVWYYCTLTIRESILINNGSRIKGWWVFHHYVSTFLSGVMLTWPDGLMYQKFRNQFLSFSMYQSFVQFLQYYYQSGCLYRLRALGERHTMDLTVEGFQSWMWRGLTFLLPFLFFGHFWQLFNALTLFSLARDPQCKEWQKFHSQRHGSKKE
- the Tmem120a gene encoding ion channel TACAN isoform X1 — translated: MQPPGPLGDCLRDWEDLQQDFQGIQETHRLYRLKLEELTKLQNGCASSIARQKKRVQELGLALKKCRPSLPAEAQEAAQELEDQMKERQGLFFDMEAYLPKKNGLYLSLVLGNVNVTLLSKQAKFAYKDEYEKFKLCLTIILILISFTCRFLLNSRVTDAAFNFLLVWYYCTLTIRESILINNGSRIKGWWVFHHYVSTFLSGVMLTWPDGLMYQKFRNQFLSFSMYQSFVQFLQYYYQSGCLYRLRALGERHTMDLTVEGFQSWMWRGLTFLLPFLFFGHFWQLFNALTLFSLARDPQCKEWQVLMCGFPFLLLFLGNFFTTLRVVHQKFHSQRHGSKKE